A window of the Glaciimonas sp. CA11.2 genome harbors these coding sequences:
- a CDS encoding cytochrome oxidase small assembly protein, producing MSDRKKPNNLRTALLLAAVALAFFVGIFVNRVWFT from the coding sequence ATGTCAGATAGAAAAAAACCAAACAACCTGCGTACCGCGCTGCTGTTAGCAGCCGTTGCGCTGGCGTTTTTTGTAGGCATATTTGTTAACCGGGTCTGGTTCACCTGA
- a CDS encoding cytochrome c oxidase assembly protein: protein MDAPKPNGEGRAYALQLNRKMLGKLIVIAVLMFGFGYGLVPVYKSICSLTGVNFLTPQDSTVVAPTNTQIDKSRTITVEFDGNARGPWRFRPAVSSMQVHPGEMTQVIYEVVNKEARTMDAQAIPSYAPMQAEAFFKKVECFCFTQQTLGPNQAKEFPVVFYIDPKLPKDVKSIMLSYTFFEISKPVVAKPA, encoded by the coding sequence ATGGATGCACCAAAGCCAAATGGTGAAGGGCGTGCTTACGCGCTACAGTTAAATCGAAAAATGCTCGGCAAGCTTATTGTGATTGCCGTATTGATGTTTGGTTTCGGCTATGGACTTGTGCCAGTGTACAAATCCATTTGCTCATTGACCGGAGTCAATTTTTTGACTCCGCAAGATAGTACTGTCGTTGCACCGACGAATACGCAGATTGATAAGTCCAGAACGATTACGGTCGAGTTTGATGGAAATGCGCGCGGACCTTGGCGCTTCCGTCCTGCGGTGAGTAGCATGCAAGTGCATCCCGGTGAAATGACGCAAGTCATTTACGAAGTCGTTAATAAAGAAGCGCGGACGATGGATGCGCAGGCGATTCCCAGTTATGCACCGATGCAAGCAGAAGCATTCTTTAAGAAAGTGGAGTGTTTTTGCTTCACGCAACAGACGCTCGGACCAAATCAGGCCAAAGAATTTCCGGTCGTGTTTTATATTGATCCTAAGTTGCCTAAAGATGTGAAGTCGATTATGTTGTCTTACACATTTTTTGAGATCAGCAAACCAGTAGTGGCAAAGCCAGCTTAG
- a CDS encoding DUF2970 domain-containing protein: MSELKKASRRKVSFGATVKAVLWGFFGVRKKKDYESDAAGLNPIHVVIAGVIGAIIFIVILITIVKLVVA; the protein is encoded by the coding sequence ATGTCAGAACTGAAGAAGGCAAGTCGCCGTAAAGTGTCATTTGGCGCAACCGTCAAAGCGGTATTGTGGGGATTCTTCGGTGTACGTAAAAAGAAAGATTACGAAAGCGACGCAGCGGGTTTAAACCCAATCCATGTAGTGATTGCCGGCGTTATCGGTGCAATCATTTTCATCGTAATATTGATTACGATTGTGAAGTTGGTCGTCGCTTAG
- a CDS encoding cytochrome c oxidase subunit 3, with protein sequence MSSQQGNVPYYFVPGPSKWPVLAGVALLVTMLGAAAWVNSVAFAPEVCVLGILGLLVVLYKWFGDAIHESEGGLYSPRIDTSFRWSMSWFIFSEVMFFAAFFGALFYARSISMPWLADLDHKILWPDFAAHWGNTGPAGTIETFRTMGPFPIPTINTALLLTSGVTLTISHHALRAGHRAKTAFWLAATILLGATFMCFQAAEYMEAYQDYNLRLTSGIYGSTFFLLTGFHGFHVTIGAIMLSVVLYRVLKGHFTPDNHFAFEGAAWYWHFVDVVWLGLYVVVYWL encoded by the coding sequence ATGAGTTCTCAACAAGGTAATGTGCCTTACTATTTTGTGCCTGGTCCATCCAAATGGCCTGTGTTAGCCGGTGTAGCGCTGCTGGTGACAATGTTAGGTGCGGCAGCCTGGGTCAATAGTGTTGCCTTCGCTCCGGAAGTGTGTGTTCTCGGTATATTGGGATTGCTAGTCGTTTTGTACAAATGGTTCGGCGACGCGATCCACGAATCTGAGGGCGGACTTTATAGCCCACGTATCGATACATCATTTCGGTGGAGTATGAGTTGGTTCATTTTCTCCGAGGTCATGTTTTTTGCTGCTTTCTTCGGCGCATTATTTTATGCACGTAGTATTTCCATGCCTTGGCTGGCAGATCTTGATCACAAAATATTGTGGCCCGATTTTGCTGCGCATTGGGGTAACACTGGCCCCGCTGGCACGATTGAAACATTCCGGACGATGGGGCCTTTCCCGATCCCAACCATTAACACTGCGTTGTTGTTGACATCTGGTGTGACTCTGACGATCTCTCATCATGCGCTACGCGCTGGTCATCGTGCCAAAACAGCTTTTTGGCTGGCGGCGACGATACTGCTTGGTGCTACTTTTATGTGTTTTCAGGCAGCTGAATACATGGAAGCGTACCAAGATTACAACCTCAGACTGACTTCCGGCATTTACGGTTCAACCTTCTTCTTACTGACTGGCTTTCACGGCTTCCATGTAACAATTGGCGCGATCATGTTGTCAGTCGTCTTGTACCGTGTGTTGAAGGGTCATTTCACACCGGATAACCATTTTGCGTTCGAAGGCGCCGCCTGGTATTGGCACTTTGTAGACGTTGTGTGGCTCGGTTTGTATGTTGTCGTGTATTGGCTGTAA
- a CDS encoding twin transmembrane helix small protein, whose product MKIIVAIAFILIIASLASALIFLMRDKGKSNRTVQALALRVGFSVTLFILILVAYKLGYIQPTGIR is encoded by the coding sequence ATGAAAATCATTGTTGCCATCGCTTTCATTCTGATCATCGCTAGTCTGGCGTCCGCGCTCATTTTTCTGATGCGTGACAAAGGAAAAAGCAATCGTACCGTACAAGCTTTAGCGCTTCGCGTAGGCTTCTCGGTGACCCTGTTCATTCTGATATTGGTAGCCTACAAACTTGGTTATATCCAGCCAACTGGCATCCGCTAG
- a CDS encoding SURF1 family protein, translating to MRFSFKFRFRFRLIPFVATVLLVALGVSLAQWQTRRGDQKQAIENAIKQRGAEAPIRLRAANESADQLEYRRVTVRGEFAQEWPIYLDNRSYKGKPGFYVLMPLKIENSKVHVLVQRGWLPLNPQNRAILLPYPTPSGVVEVGGVVRSRVGRVLQLGQPATLKPGAIVQNLDIAALATVSKFQLQPLLIEQTGNNQDGLIRDWTSPSLGIQMHRGYEFQWYALAVMAFLFFVVTGCRQGIKDAKSSSDREHE from the coding sequence ATGCGATTCAGTTTCAAATTCAGATTCCGTTTTAGGTTGATCCCGTTTGTGGCCACCGTGTTGCTGGTCGCGTTGGGTGTTTCGCTAGCGCAATGGCAGACGCGACGGGGTGATCAAAAACAAGCGATTGAAAATGCCATTAAACAGCGCGGCGCTGAGGCCCCGATTCGTCTTAGGGCTGCGAATGAGAGCGCTGATCAGCTAGAATACCGGCGCGTGACCGTCCGGGGTGAGTTTGCGCAGGAGTGGCCGATCTACCTGGATAATCGCAGTTATAAAGGTAAGCCCGGATTTTATGTGCTGATGCCTCTTAAAATCGAGAACTCAAAGGTACATGTTTTGGTCCAACGTGGTTGGTTACCACTCAATCCACAAAATCGGGCGATTCTATTACCGTACCCAACCCCAAGCGGTGTAGTCGAAGTGGGGGGTGTGGTGCGCAGTCGTGTTGGTCGGGTGTTGCAACTGGGTCAGCCGGCCACACTTAAGCCGGGCGCTATTGTACAAAATCTTGATATCGCTGCCTTGGCAACGGTAAGTAAATTTCAGTTGCAACCGCTTTTGATTGAACAGACAGGCAATAACCAAGATGGTCTTATTCGCGACTGGACCAGTCCATCGCTAGGTATTCAGATGCATCGCGGTTATGAATTCCAATGGTACGCGCTGGCCGTCATGGCCTTCCTCTTTTTTGTTGTAACAGGATGTAGACAGGGAATCAAAGATGCAAAAAGCTCCTCTGACCGTGAACATGAATAA
- a CDS encoding SCO family protein, whose amino-acid sequence MQKAPLTVNMNNQPAENPVKQPLALDGKKVKRNGRLKMLLIVAVCAAPMIASYFTYYVIKPESRTNYGDLLDPSQYAIPELGITELDGTPTTLGAFKGKWVMLQIGSGDCQKKCKDTLFELRQLRLMQGKERERIERVLLITDDKPLDMPGLQPFEGTRLLRVKPDLLKAWLPTDAGTTASDHIYLIDPRSNLMMRFPKDSDPYKVKADLSKLLRASAIG is encoded by the coding sequence ATGCAAAAAGCTCCTCTGACCGTGAACATGAATAATCAGCCCGCAGAAAACCCGGTAAAACAGCCTTTGGCGCTTGATGGCAAAAAGGTGAAGCGGAATGGCCGCCTGAAAATGCTCCTCATAGTCGCTGTTTGTGCCGCGCCAATGATTGCTTCTTATTTCACCTACTATGTCATCAAGCCAGAGTCGCGTACCAACTATGGCGATCTGCTTGATCCGTCCCAATATGCAATTCCTGAGCTAGGGATTACGGAGCTCGATGGTACGCCAACAACGCTGGGTGCTTTTAAAGGCAAGTGGGTGATGCTGCAAATCGGCAGTGGTGATTGCCAGAAGAAATGTAAAGATACGTTGTTCGAACTGCGCCAGCTAAGATTGATGCAAGGCAAGGAGCGCGAGCGGATTGAGCGGGTGTTGTTGATTACCGATGACAAACCGTTGGATATGCCAGGCTTGCAACCTTTTGAAGGGACCCGGTTGTTGCGGGTTAAGCCGGATTTGTTAAAAGCCTGGTTGCCAACCGATGCAGGAACGACCGCGAGCGATCATATTTATCTGATCGATCCGCGCAGTAACCTGATGATGCGCTTTCCCAAGGACTCGGACCCTTATAAAGTGAAGGCCGATCTTTCTAAACTCCTGCGGGCTTCCGCGATCGGCTAA
- a CDS encoding COX15/CtaA family protein translates to MGILVALLALSVVWASKDTNKYRKLVWVTLFLTFDLIMFGAFTRLTDSGLGCPDWPGCYGHSNPLLAHAHISAAQEAMPTGPVTLIKAWIEMTHRYFAMGVGVLIIGLMAVAWMRWLKPVAITASSASDTTLKPAQGVAPKIVLKIASNSGSDTAQGRVKLPSAQRDPKFSPWFPTLLFFAVCLQGAFGAWTVTMKLQPIIVTTHLLLGLTLLALLTWLAARQNDHRPVSAAGRQLAVPALIGMLLLIMQIALGGWVSTNYAALACNDFPLCHGMVIPDMDFEHGFTLWRHLGKTADGEYLPFQALTAIHWTHRMFAFVVIAFVGWLACKARRVDGLRKTGNWLLIIIGVQLLTGLATIYFNWPLAIAVAHNGGAALILVLLVMLNYKTRLPAAKQFVPVVQDNPAQADRITSN, encoded by the coding sequence ATGGGGATACTGGTGGCGTTGTTGGCGCTCAGTGTCGTTTGGGCCTCCAAAGACACTAACAAATACCGCAAGCTTGTGTGGGTCACCCTGTTTTTGACATTTGACCTCATCATGTTCGGGGCATTTACGCGTCTGACGGATTCAGGCCTTGGTTGCCCCGATTGGCCCGGTTGTTATGGCCACTCCAATCCATTGTTGGCGCATGCGCATATCAGTGCAGCGCAAGAGGCAATGCCAACTGGTCCGGTGACGCTGATTAAGGCGTGGATTGAGATGACGCATCGGTACTTCGCGATGGGTGTGGGTGTCTTGATCATTGGATTAATGGCAGTGGCATGGATGCGTTGGCTGAAGCCAGTCGCAATCACAGCGTCCAGTGCATCCGATACGACGCTTAAACCTGCGCAAGGTGTAGCACCTAAAATCGTCCTTAAGATAGCATCCAATTCGGGCTCTGATACTGCTCAAGGCCGTGTTAAGTTACCTTCGGCGCAACGCGACCCCAAGTTTTCCCCTTGGTTTCCGACATTGTTATTTTTTGCAGTATGTTTGCAAGGCGCGTTCGGTGCCTGGACTGTGACGATGAAGTTGCAGCCGATTATTGTCACGACACATTTGTTGCTGGGCTTAACCTTATTAGCATTGCTAACGTGGCTGGCCGCACGACAAAATGATCACCGACCGGTTTCAGCGGCGGGACGTCAACTAGCCGTTCCGGCGTTGATTGGGATGCTGTTGTTGATTATGCAGATCGCGTTGGGTGGCTGGGTAAGTACTAACTACGCGGCATTGGCGTGTAATGATTTTCCACTTTGCCATGGGATGGTGATCCCGGACATGGACTTCGAGCATGGATTTACACTCTGGCGGCATTTAGGTAAAACCGCTGATGGTGAGTACTTGCCATTTCAGGCGTTGACCGCAATTCATTGGACGCATCGAATGTTTGCTTTCGTCGTGATCGCCTTTGTTGGTTGGCTTGCTTGCAAAGCGCGACGAGTCGACGGACTGCGCAAGACGGGTAATTGGCTGCTGATTATTATTGGAGTGCAACTACTGACAGGGCTGGCGACAATCTACTTTAATTGGCCGCTCGCCATTGCTGTTGCGCACAACGGTGGTGCGGCACTGATTCTGGTATTGCTGGTCATGTTAAACTATAAGACGAGACTTCCCGCCGCAAAGCAGTTCGTACCGGTGGTACAAGATAACCCAGCACAAGCTGACCGCATTACTTCAAATTAG
- the cyoE gene encoding heme o synthase, producing MTTITAPRNRVAQYWALTKPRVTQLAVFCAVIGMFLATPTLPDWQRVVAATIGIWLFAGAAFAVNCLVEREIDSRMARTARRPMAMGEITVPQTLIFSGVIGGIGSWVLYTFVNGLTMWLTLATFIGYAVIYTIILKPATPQNIVIGGLSGAMPPALGWAAIANDVPMQAWILVLIIFVWTPPHFWALAMYRRDDYAKSGLPMLPITHGLKFTQFHIWLYTIALVATTMLPFAVGMSGLIYLVSAAILGAIFLWYAWQIYKHYTDLIARKTFAFSIIYLSLLFAALLVDHYLKF from the coding sequence ATGACGACCATAACCGCACCTCGAAATCGCGTGGCCCAATATTGGGCATTGACCAAGCCCCGCGTGACCCAATTGGCAGTTTTTTGTGCCGTTATTGGTATGTTTCTAGCAACTCCTACACTTCCGGATTGGCAGCGTGTGGTGGCTGCGACGATTGGTATCTGGCTTTTTGCAGGGGCTGCTTTTGCTGTGAACTGTCTGGTTGAGCGCGAAATTGACTCACGCATGGCGCGTACTGCGCGGCGACCAATGGCGATGGGTGAGATCACTGTTCCCCAGACGTTAATCTTTTCTGGTGTCATCGGTGGAATTGGTAGCTGGGTTTTGTATACTTTTGTTAACGGTTTAACAATGTGGCTGACTTTAGCGACGTTTATCGGTTATGCCGTGATTTATACGATCATCCTCAAACCTGCGACACCCCAAAATATCGTTATCGGCGGCTTATCCGGCGCAATGCCGCCTGCCTTGGGTTGGGCAGCCATTGCAAATGACGTGCCGATGCAAGCCTGGATTCTGGTTTTGATTATCTTCGTCTGGACACCGCCGCATTTTTGGGCGTTGGCGATGTATCGCCGTGACGATTATGCTAAATCCGGATTGCCGATGTTGCCAATTACGCATGGATTGAAATTTACACAGTTTCATATCTGGCTTTACACCATCGCATTGGTTGCCACCACGATGCTGCCGTTTGCCGTCGGTATGAGCGGGTTGATTTATCTGGTGAGTGCAGCCATTCTGGGTGCTATTTTTCTATGGTACGCGTGGCAGATTTACAAACATTACACGGACTTGATTGCGCGCAAAACTTTTGCGTTTTCGATCATTTATTTGTCGCTGCTGTTTGCTGCTCTATTGGTTGACCATTACCTGAAATTTTGA
- a CDS encoding SCO family protein, which yields MKRFFSVLRPIAASCIVIAMGLSVAACGDKPATTGSAGSAGISGGGSQEMTLSPQNSKFINTDVTGLGYARDFALTDHNGKPRTLADFKGKVVVVFFGYTQCPDVCPTTMAELSSVMKELGPLADKVQVLFVTVDPERDTQALLAQYVPAFDPRFLGLYGDLAATEKVAKEFRVFYQKVPGKTSGSYTMDHTAGSYVFDPEGHIRLFVRNGQGPDPIAHDLKMLLS from the coding sequence ATGAAACGTTTCTTCTCAGTTTTAAGACCAATTGCCGCTTCTTGCATTGTTATTGCTATGGGCTTATCTGTGGCAGCATGCGGTGATAAGCCAGCAACCACTGGTAGTGCTGGCAGTGCTGGTATTTCTGGCGGCGGTAGTCAGGAAATGACATTGTCTCCACAAAACAGCAAATTCATTAACACGGATGTAACCGGCCTTGGTTATGCGCGCGATTTCGCTCTGACTGACCATAACGGAAAGCCACGCACGCTAGCTGACTTTAAGGGCAAAGTGGTCGTTGTTTTTTTTGGTTATACCCAATGTCCTGACGTCTGTCCTACGACGATGGCCGAGTTGTCGAGCGTGATGAAGGAGTTAGGGCCGCTGGCTGATAAAGTGCAAGTGTTGTTCGTGACGGTTGATCCTGAGCGCGATACGCAGGCGCTGCTAGCCCAATATGTTCCCGCTTTCGATCCACGCTTTCTCGGGCTGTATGGTGATTTGGCGGCGACTGAAAAAGTCGCTAAGGAATTCCGCGTTTTTTACCAAAAAGTACCAGGCAAGACGTCGGGTAGTTACACGATGGACCATACGGCGGGTAGTTACGTCTTTGACCCGGAAGGTCACATCCGCTTGTTTGTACGCAATGGCCAGGGACCAGATCCGATTGCGCATGATTTAAAAATGCTGCTGTCTTAA
- the rpoH gene encoding RNA polymerase sigma factor RpoH: MKNPSVQTALIPAESGALALGFSGTLGNIDAYISAVNRLPMLTHDEEISLAQKLRENNDLAAAQKLVLSHLRLVVSIARGYLGYGLPHADLIQEGNIGLMKAVKRFDPDQGVRLVSYAMHWIKAEMHEYILKNWRLVKVATTKAQRKLFFNLRSHKIGLDAMTPTQVDDLAKTLNVKREEVIEMETRLTGRDIALEAPTDDDDDKFAPIAYLSSDMQEPTKVLEAQQYDRMQSEGLESALGKLDDRSRRIVESRWLANDDGSGATLHELAKEFGVSAERIRQIEAVALKKMKSSLVAYS, encoded by the coding sequence ATGAAAAATCCATCGGTACAGACTGCGTTAATCCCAGCCGAATCGGGCGCCTTAGCGCTTGGATTTTCGGGCACTTTAGGCAATATCGACGCCTATATTTCGGCTGTTAACCGCCTGCCTATGTTGACTCACGACGAAGAAATTTCGCTGGCTCAAAAATTACGTGAAAATAACGATCTGGCTGCCGCGCAAAAGCTCGTACTGTCTCATCTTCGTTTAGTTGTTTCTATTGCACGTGGATATTTGGGATATGGCTTACCGCACGCCGATCTGATCCAGGAAGGCAACATCGGATTGATGAAAGCCGTCAAGCGTTTTGATCCTGATCAAGGTGTGCGTCTGGTGTCCTACGCGATGCACTGGATCAAGGCCGAGATGCATGAATACATCTTGAAAAACTGGCGGCTGGTTAAGGTTGCCACAACCAAAGCACAACGAAAGCTCTTTTTCAATCTGCGTAGCCATAAAATCGGTCTCGACGCGATGACACCGACGCAAGTTGACGACTTGGCAAAAACGCTTAACGTAAAACGCGAAGAAGTCATTGAGATGGAAACCCGACTAACCGGTCGTGACATCGCTTTGGAAGCGCCAACCGATGACGACGATGATAAATTTGCACCTATCGCCTATTTGTCATCCGATATGCAAGAGCCGACCAAAGTGCTGGAAGCCCAACAATACGACCGTATGCAATCAGAGGGTCTCGAGTCTGCTTTAGGCAAATTGGATGACCGTTCACGCCGCATTGTGGAGTCGCGCTGGTTAGCGAATGACGATGGTTCTGGTGCCACCTTGCATGAACTGGCAAAAGAATTCGGTGTTTCCGCCGAGCGCATTCGTCAAATTGAAGCAGTGGCACTCAAGAAAATGAAAAGTTCTTTAGTGGCTTATTCTTAA
- a CDS encoding GTPase, protein MSLPSQCLVPPILSSILPPFLTLVTGPSATRRESAVWLSIKTEATSLQQMPGIIGVILEGLPDGKSPPEPTHFTLHIKRVAPGCLCCIGLLTLRVTLNRLLRDRPARLYISIADATHIDKIRALLSTSPYDEWLTLTDDIAT, encoded by the coding sequence TTGTCTCTTCCGTCGCAATGCCTTGTGCCACCGATCCTGTCATCGATTTTGCCACCGTTTCTTACACTGGTAACCGGCCCGTCCGCAACCAGACGAGAAAGTGCCGTCTGGTTGTCGATCAAAACCGAGGCAACATCATTACAGCAAATGCCAGGAATCATCGGTGTCATCCTCGAAGGCCTGCCAGACGGTAAATCACCGCCGGAGCCAACGCATTTCACGCTTCACATCAAACGTGTCGCCCCTGGCTGTCTTTGTTGCATTGGCCTGCTTACATTACGGGTAACGCTGAATCGCTTGCTCCGTGATCGTCCTGCTCGGCTTTATATCAGTATCGCGGACGCCACGCACATCGATAAAATTCGCGCTTTGCTCTCCACTTCCCCGTACGACGAATGGCTCACCCTGACTGACGATATCGCCACTTAA
- a CDS encoding response regulator, translated as MANILVVDDEMGIRELLSEILGDEGHVVATAENAQQAREFRQNGVPDLVLLDIWMPDTDGVTLLKEWQRDGLLTMPVIMMSGHATIDTAVEATRIGALNFLEKPIALQKLLKAVQQGLSQGPKSSRAPTMFAQPVISNEMPDLVSGNNFGAASTAETPHLSPLPVAMLTSDNLFSSSFGLPLREARDAFERAYFEYHLIRESGSMTRVAEKTGLERTHLYRKLKQLGVDPGKLTKKGG; from the coding sequence ATGGCTAATATCCTGGTCGTTGATGACGAAATGGGAATTCGAGAATTACTCTCCGAAATTTTAGGAGATGAGGGGCATGTTGTCGCGACCGCAGAAAACGCGCAGCAAGCACGTGAATTTCGGCAAAATGGCGTGCCTGATCTGGTGCTGCTAGATATCTGGATGCCTGACACCGATGGTGTAACCCTGCTTAAGGAATGGCAGCGTGATGGGCTACTGACAATGCCAGTCATCATGATGTCGGGTCACGCCACTATCGATACTGCAGTGGAAGCAACGCGCATCGGCGCTTTAAACTTTCTTGAAAAGCCAATTGCATTACAGAAACTGCTCAAAGCGGTGCAACAAGGCTTATCCCAAGGGCCTAAATCATCCCGTGCGCCGACCATGTTTGCGCAACCGGTTATTTCCAATGAAATGCCTGATCTGGTGAGTGGCAACAATTTTGGTGCTGCGTCGACTGCGGAAACGCCACATCTCTCGCCACTTCCCGTGGCAATGTTGACGTCAGACAATCTGTTTTCATCCTCGTTTGGTCTACCATTGCGTGAAGCAAGGGATGCATTCGAGCGCGCCTACTTTGAGTATCATTTAATTAGGGAAAGTGGCAGCATGACGCGCGTGGCTGAAAAAACTGGACTTGAACGCACGCATTTGTATCGAAAGCTCAAGCAATTGGGAGTCGATCCGGGAAAATTAACGAAAAAAGGCGGATAA